GTAAACAGCATATCGTTGTAGGGTCATCGAGCTGGCGGGTTGTTCTCTGCTGATCACAACCGAATTGTCGGCCCGGTCCATAACTTTACAACGTTATAACTCTACAACTTAAAAATGTCTGTTCATAATCCCGATATCAAGCGCGTTACGACGCACACCATTCAGGAACTAAAGAATAAAGGTGAAAAAATATCGGCGCTGACTGCCTACGATTATTCGATGGCGCGGGTAGTCGATGCGGCTGGTGTCGAACTGATTCTGGTTGGCGATTCGGCCTCCAATGTCATGGCTGGGCACGAAACTACATTGCCGATCACACTGGACCAGATGATTTATCATGCCAGTTCTGTTGTTCGGGCCGTCAAGCGGGCCTTGGTTGTCGTCGATCTGCCTTTTGGCTCCTATCAGGGCAACTCGTCAGTAGCGTTGCAATCCGCTATTCGTATCATGAAAGAGTCGGGAGCCCACGCTGTTAAAATGGAAGGCGGCCTCGAAATCAAGGAATCGATCATTCGCATTCTAAGCGCTGGGGTTCCGGTCATGGGGCACCTGGGGCTAACTCCG
This window of the Spirosoma aerolatum genome carries:
- the panB gene encoding 3-methyl-2-oxobutanoate hydroxymethyltransferase encodes the protein MSVHNPDIKRVTTHTIQELKNKGEKISALTAYDYSMARVVDAAGVELILVGDSASNVMAGHETTLPITLDQMIYHASSVVRAVKRALVVVDLPFGSYQGNSSVALQSAIRIMKESGAHAVKMEGGLEIKESIIRILSAGVPVMGHLGLTPQSIYKFGTYAVRAKEEAEAEKLMADAHMLEELGCFAVVLEKIPALLTKTVSTSLTIPTIGIGAGPDADGQILVIHDLLGINNEFKPRFLRRYANLHQIMTEAIAHYVDDVKANDFPNEKEAY